DNA from Bacillus sp. Marseille-P3661:
AATAAAAAGCAAACATTAATGGCGGCTATTAAAGAAGAGTTTTCAAGGGTCCCTTTATTTGAAGCTTCAATTGCTAATATTGTAAAAACAGCGGGCATTCCTCGAGGCAGCTTTTATCAATATTTCGAGGATAAAGAGGATGCCTTTTTCTTTTTACTAAAAGATTATGTAGCAGAACAAAATAATCAATTTATCTCAATCTTAGAGAGCCATAATGGCGATTTATTTAATGCATTGGTTGAATTTTACCTATTAATTATTAAGAAAGAGTGCCATTTGAATTTTTTGAGAAATGCTTTTTTAAATATGACACATAAGGTTGAAAATACATTTTCGGGGATTTTTAGTGAACAGGCCTATAGTAAAAGCTTTAACGAGATGGTCGGAATGTTAGATAGAAGTAAATTAAATTTTACCAATCATACGGAATTATTTCATATCATGCAAATAATAACAGCCGTTACATTTAGAAATTTAATTGAGAAGTTTGCTAAAAATCTTTCAGATCAAGAAGCTGTCGAAATATATAAGGTCGAATTAAATATATTAAAAAAAGGACTCGCACCTTAAGTGTAAAATATGATGATATTTTTTAAAACGAAATTAAGTGAATTTCATGCATACTAATAAGCCAAGTAAACGCTTGGATTAATCTGAGCGTTTCATTGCTTTGTGAGTAGTGTAGTATAGTATTATTATTGTGCACATTGTGAGGTTGGTCTTAATTTTATTTAAAATATGGTTGGACTTGGAATCATTCCTAGTTGCTGATATGTGAAAGAAATGGATGATATATATTGATAAAGGGTCGATATAATCCTAAAGTGGCAGATATCTAACTCAAAGTGGAAGATATATTTTCAGTTTAGATACAAACTATTAGTTTTTCTGCAAAATAT
Protein-coding regions in this window:
- a CDS encoding TetR/AcrR family transcriptional regulator, yielding MPKETFYNLHENKKQTLMAAIKEEFSRVPLFEASIANIVKTAGIPRGSFYQYFEDKEDAFFFLLKDYVAEQNNQFISILESHNGDLFNALVEFYLLIIKKECHLNFLRNAFLNMTHKVENTFSGIFSEQAYSKSFNEMVGMLDRSKLNFTNHTELFHIMQIITAVTFRNLIEKFAKNLSDQEAVEIYKVELNILKKGLAP